One part of the Coffea eugenioides isolate CCC68of chromosome 10, Ceug_1.0, whole genome shotgun sequence genome encodes these proteins:
- the LOC113750233 gene encoding miraculin-like yields MKKSLLFLSFLLFNSFLSFAAETPDPVLDIDGKEIRAGVEYYILPVMRGFGGGVTFGRSTGNESCPLGVVQERSEVEPGRPVTFTPVNPKKGVVRVSTDLNIKFADAFTICIQSNVWKLDFDQEIGQYFILTNGVEGNPGRETIDNWFKIEKYSDRDYKLVFCPTVCNTCKVICKDVGIFIDQDKTKRLALSDEPFRVMFRKA; encoded by the coding sequence ATGAAGAAATCACTtctctttctttcatttcttctcttcaactctttcctttctttcgcTGCTGAAACGCCTGATCCAGTGCTTGACATTGACGGGAAGGAAATCCGAGCTGGTGTCGAGTACTACATTTTGCCTGTGATGCGTGGCTTTGGTGGCGGTGTGACTTTCGGCCGCAGCACTGGGAACGAATCTTGCCCTCTTGGAGTTGTTCAGGAGCGCTCGGAAGTCGAACCAGGCCGTCCAGTAACTTTTACACCGGTGAACCCGAAAAAAGGTGTGGTTCGTGTTTCCACCGATTTAAACATCAAGTTCGCTGACGCATTTACAATTTGCATCCAATCAAATGTGTGGAAGCTTGATTTTGACCAAGAAATTGGACAGTACTTTATATTGACCAATGGAGTTGAAGGGAACCCGGGACGTGAAACAATAGACAACTGGTTTAAGATTGAAAAGTACAGTGATAGGGATTATAAGCTTGTTTTTTGTCCCACGGTTTGCAACACCTGCAAAGTGATATGCAAAGATGTTGGCATCTTTATTGATCAGGATAAAACCAAGCGTCTGGCTCTTAGTGATGAGCCTTTCAGGGTGATGTTCAGAAAGGCTTGA
- the LOC113750633 gene encoding ent-kaurenoic acid oxidase 1-like, producing MGWPATQIIGNNSLLFLQGSSHARIRGLVVKIINQPDALRKIAIMVQPRIVAALRLWSEKGRIVALQEAKKVTFENIGKYFCGFEPGPHLDTLDQLFVGMIKGVRSQPIKIPGTAYHHALQCRKKVMTILTKEINKRKFEGNAARAEFDLLDQLLNLKDDDGHQLQDEEVLDNIVGLIIAGYESTSLSIMWILYYLAKYPNVLKKLREEHINVGTNGDFITRDGILKLQYTNKVYVHQDYMTEIS from the exons ATGGGATGGCCTGCCACTCAAATTATAGGCAACAATTCCCTCCTTTTCCTTCAAGGATCATCACATGCAAGGATTAGAGGCTTAGTTGTGAAGATCATTAATCAACCTGATGCTCTCCGCAAGATAGCCATTATGGTCCAACCAAGAATAGTTGCAGCCCTTCGACTATGGTCAGAGAAAGGGAGAATTGTAGCATTGCAAGAAGCTAAGAAG GTTACTTTTGAAAATATTGGGAAGTACTTTTGCGGGTTCGAGCCAGGACCCCATTTGGATACACTTGATCAACTATTTGTGGGTATGATCAAAGGAGTTAGAAGTCAACCAATTAAAATTCCAGGGACTGCTTATCATCACGCCCTCCAG TGTCGGAAGAAAGTCATGACAATTTTGACCAAGGAGATAAATAAGAGAAAGTTTGAAGGCAATGCTGCAAGAGCTGAGTTTGATTTGTTGGACCAACTCTTGAACCTAAAAGATGACGATGGTCACCAATTACAAGATGAAGAGGTGCTTGATAACATTGTGGGCCTAATAATTGCTGGCTACGAATCCACTTCACTTTCAATTATGTGGATTTTGTATTATCTCGCCAAGTACCCTAATGTACTCAAAAAGCTACGG GAGGAGCACATAAATGTTGGTACAAATGGTGATTTCATTACACGTGATGGCATTCTGAAATTGCAGTACACAAACAAGGTATATGTGCACCAAGATTATATGACAGAGATTAGTTAG